The following nucleotide sequence is from Mytilus galloprovincialis chromosome 12, xbMytGall1.hap1.1, whole genome shotgun sequence.
ggtacaaacccaggatagtttaagaatgttattaatattttaaaaactttaaccacagagtgaatgtaatgtttccctgcagaaaaactaagtccatttataagtaaaatacggaaaaaatggaattttatttcttcaaaatctTCTTCTGGAGACTATCTTATgaccataaacaagcttctgtccaagtttggtagaaatccagtatagttttaaaaagttattaaaatttaaaaaactttagccacagagtgaatatttgtggacgccgacggaatgtaggattactatgtctcgctttttcgactacagtcgaaggctcgacaaaaaaatgctgatgtggtatgattatcaatgacAAAACTATCCAGCAGAGTTCAAATATGTGATAAGCAATTGAAGATCAAATTAGAATGTACcttccaaaacaaaaaaaactgctACCTTATTATTATCAGCTAGGAAATTCACCAACATAAAACAATGTGAAAGAGATGCCAAATATaccaaaggaaaattcaaattcccaagtcgaaaacaaattgactgaattcagaaaaaaaaacattaaatgatGTTCAATAgtaaatacatttgtcttttaaaacatATCTAGCATACAAGGATCATAGTGGTGCTATGAGGAAAACATTATTGGATTTCAAGAGCTTTAATTAGCAGTGCGTCATCTCTACAATGGCATGCATCTTTCATAATGGGAAGATAATTTTGACAGAGGAGAATCCTAACTGGTATGTGATCATCACAGTTTGGTTTCCTTACAGGtgtattaatgaaaataaataatatatattttggcaAAAGAAAGGTAACTCTTGTCTTAAAACATGATTCATTCCTGATTTAAAATCTGACAACGAACCTTATCTTTTCTACAATTGATGGTGTCTAAACATGAGAGAGACTGACATAAGAATATTGGATCTCAAGAAAAACTGTATTCAAAGGTTAATTATTTCAATTAACAATCAACAGAAAGTTTCGAAAAAAATCAGTTATGtgacttatttatatttattgctGATAATTTATTGTTGTTGCAGTTTCAGCCTATTTTAATCAGCATATTTTACAAATCAAGAGGTAAAAATGGTAACATAAATCATTATTTAAGGCAAAAATCAAGTAGTCTGCTTATTTTGGAGGAATTTAGAAGTAGGAAGATTATAACATTCTCAAACATTTTAAATGTCAACAATAAAATGCCAGATTATTGccatttgtttcattttcaagAATCAAATAAAACCTTGCATTACCTGGATGATCTATTTTTACTCATGATGGCAATAATGTTAACTCACTTGTCAATAGAGCAATAAAGCAACAATGTGAAATccagataaaactttttttaaagctttttatgTAAAAGGACACCAGAGTGTTCATTATATGACCAAATAATATATGTGTGctaaataaatgtacatgtttcattttattttaaatttgcaaGGGATTGCATAATCATAATACTTCTGAAAATATAATTGCATGTAAATGCAAATGATACTCtaattcttatttaaatattCTTACAGTCTTGTTATAAAATaacttacatttaaaaaaaaattaaaaaattcaagGCTTTATAAGTATTTACTAAATATAATACATCTTATGGAAAGCAATCTAAAGTTTTGATTTTAAcgctatattttttatttctaaattgcATCAGGATAGTTGATATAAGTCTAAAGCAAATCATTTAATAATTATGCCAAGAGAATAAAAGAGACATAAATAACCCACATATATTTTTGGTCATACCAAATGTTTTCTTTCTTGGTCTACCTTGATTTTCTTCAAGACTGTTTACAAGGTCTGTCACTGTTGGATCTgaaaaaacaaaagaatattCAAGCTCACaagaaaacaagaggctctcaagagcctgaatcgctcacttGTAGTTTTTTTCacgtgtagtttttttttttaaatcatgatcCCAAACTCAAAACCAATTAACcccaaaaatgaaggaaaaaaatcAGATTCAGCATGTTCAGAACGTTCAgttatttgtagatcatactttgctGATCACTTTTAATGtatcaaaactgcattttacccctattttctatttaagctattgaagtacaaggaaataaaacataaaatgtatactagttaCCCTAAGGTTCATACAGACCAACTTTGGCTATTAAAATTTGCTTCAATAGTTCCAGagaaaattttgaaagaaacaaaCATGATGAACAAGTTATGTAAAATTACCTTtgaagggcaaaaactcctaaaggagtcaatTGAACATTTTGATCATTTGACTATTTGTAGAACATTTTTACTGTTTTCAGGTTCACCTTTTAAACAGAACACTACCATTTCCCAACCATCTTTTGGCCTCAGAAGAAAGTTCAGGTTCAGGTTATACAATATACATATGTGATCTTGTGTTATTGTTAAGATTTTGTTCCATGACATATAGAACACTTTTTCTTTCATAGTTGTGTCCATATATATGTGAAAGCAGCCATTGATGATAGCAATTTGGACATTATgtcaatgaaataataaaaggCTTTGGTATAAATGTTTTGAGCTAATAAACcaaatttttaagaattttcttttaaaaaatcaaatattttgttaatttgaagTATTGCttaagaacaaaaataaatatatttttttcaagtagCAAAATGAACCATTTTACAGAATTTACCTTACTTTACTTTACAAGCTTATATTAGGCTGTAACTGAGTAATTTGACAATGAAGCTTTTTAAATCCTAACACATAAATGTACACATTAACTTATTACCTGCCTTTTTCATTTAGTTTTCAATGATATTTGAGTAAGATTGAAATCTCAAATATTGCAGAACTACTGGATAAAGTTTAGTTCCTTTTATTTCTAAAACCAGCCGCAATCAGGCTTTTCTTAACAGTTTATGGAAATTTCTGCAAGTTCATACACTGACATAAAATTATGAGTaatctttttgtattttcttttgtaaattataaatgtaacaTGCATATTATGAGATAGTAATATTATAAGATAAGAACGACAGTAAGAAACGTTAAAAAAATGGAACTGACAAgtattaaatgaaaaattagaAAAGGTTCCTGAGTTGGGTCAAAGTTGGCCTAttaaatcaaatacatttaaacTACCAGTATGCCTCTACTTGATTATTTTTAGGGGATAAAGTCATCTTTAAGATTTACTATGCAAATGTAACACTTATGTTACTTAAATTCAAATGATAGGGAAAAGGTATAAATTGAACTGTGCACTGTATTATATTAATTGTCATACTTGTTACTTCTCTTAGCACTTGATGGAAGCATTGTTGTATGTCTTGAAAAGGATATTTAGCTACAATTTGCAATTTCTTTCTGGAAGCTGCTTCCATGGTTATATTACCATTTCCTGTAATAATAAATAGATTTAACTTAGAATAAGGATTTCTTGCTCACAATAACCACTAAATTATTACCTGCATGATCAAACAaacatattaaataataatttagtataaatatgaagatgtggtatgagtgccaatgagacaactatccatccaagtcacaatgtgtaaacagtaaacaaccaggtgctccgcagggcgcagctttatacgaccgcagaggtcgaaccctgaacagttggggcaagtatggacaaaacattctagcgtgatacagctctgaatttggattgtattaaaatttttgacattacattggtttattttacacaaaacaaatgtcaagattttacaaatcaattaaagatttcttcttcaaactttttaaatctaaaattaaatagttgacacagcataggtttctgacacagaatgaatgtggtctaatgaacttaaaagtttttttttgcctttgagcaattcactatgctgttgaatattaatcctctcaaaaaaatgtttgaagaaattttctttttatttatgaaatctgaaatgagaaaaatttaaactccccccccttttttttcacatcccgtttccctttttccaaaactgatatcaattcaaatttctaatggagtttgcaacaataactactcttttaaatacatcataaaatattaaaatgtaaaataaagtgcttgttatcactgaatggtaaagattggttggtagtaaaagtgaatatacattgtttattgtataaaacaataaaaaaaacttcatcagcaacattttatattggcaaatttccaatgaagttatttacataaagttattggcaaataaaaatagaaaatgacatcatagtcatgtctggcaaatgtccaacatacattatctaaaaacattttagataagataaggaaaaaaagcttcatcagcaacattttatattggcaaatttccaatgaagttatttacataaagttattggcaaataaaaatagaaaatgacatcatagtcatgtctggcaaatttccaacatatattatcaactactattctatacaaagaaagataactccaattgaaaattaattgctattgcacaatattgtgcaattagatatttcttgctattgtgcaatactgtgcaattgaaaatttcttgctattgcacaatacttgatatggaatcctgatttggaccaacttgaaaactgggcccataatcaaaaatcaaagtacatatttagataaagcatatcaaataagcccaagaatttaatttttgttaaaatcaaacttagtttatttttggaccctttggaccttaatgtagaccaatttgaaaactggaccaaaaattaagaatctacatgcaCAGTTAGattttggcatatcaaagaacccatttattcaatttgtgatgaaatcaaacaaagtttaattttggacccccatttggaccaacttgaaaactaggccaataattaaaaatctaagtacatttttaaattcagcatatcaaagaaccccaaggattcaatttttgttaaaatcaaactaagtttaattttggaccctttggaccttaatgtagaccaatttgaaaacgggaccaaaaattaagaatctacatacacagttagattcggcatatcaaagaaccccaattattcaatttttgataaaatcaaacaaagtttaaatctggaccctttgggccctttattcctaaactgttgggaccaaaactcccaaaatcaataccaaccttccttttttggtcataaaccttgtgtttaaatttcatagatttctatttacttatactaaagttatggtgcgaaaaccaaaaaaaaatgcttatttgggtccctttttggcccctaattcctaaactgttgggacctaaactcttAAAATCAATAccaccttccttttgtggtcataaacattgtgtttaaatttcattgatttctatttacttaaactaaagttattgtgcgaaaaccaagaataatgcttatttgggcccttttttggcccctaattcctaaactgttggaaccaaaactcccaaaatcaatcccaacctttcttttgtggtcataaaccttatgtcaaaatttcatagatttccatttacttaaactaaagttatagtgcgaaaaccaagaaaatgcttatttgggccctttttggcccctaattcctaaaatgttgggactaaaactcccaaaatcaatcccaaccttccttttgtggtcataaaccttgtgttaaaatttcatagatttctattcacttttactaaagttagagtgcgaaaactaaaagtattcggacgacgacgacgacgccgacgacgccaacgtgatagcaatatacgacgaaaaatttttcaaattttgcggtcgtataattattgttcaaagtatggccttcaatacagagctttggctcacatcgaacaccaagctatgaagggcccaaaaattactattaatgtaaaacaattcaaacgctAAATTTCGCAATCAACTCAcactgaatgaaatatttgtttgtcgttgaaatattattggtttgttttaaaatttatataaaaatgtgcTTAAAGGAGTTAGTTTAGTATAAAGTAATTGCCCTTTTaatgaaaaccactgaattattGTGATCATTCAAGTCTATATTTGACAAAATTAACTTAactcattgttggaggccatacggtgatctatagttgttaatttctgtgtcattttggtctcttgtggagagttgtctcattggcaatcataccatatcttctctttttatattaacctcattataaacaatattatatatatttatgatgaTTGTATGTTTTGCTTAAATATTTCATTCTTAGAATGCTTTTTAAAAGATGTaatcatagtacacggatgccccagtcgcactatcattttctgtgttcatttaaccttgaaattggggtaaaaactctaatttagcataaaattagaaatatcataccCTCTAGAACATgcgtattaagtttcaagttgattggacttccaacttcataaaaaaaaatagcttgatcaaaacttaaacctgaagcaggacagacggaggACGAACTTAAGGATGCACATACACGAAACATAATGcccgtaggtggggcataaaaagaaatttgtatagtaaatccctatatatataaaattcatgGGTATATTATTCGTTGGTGTTTCAATGGATAATCTTCTGACTGAGTAACAGGTTAACCGGTAGATAAATTGATGTTAAAAGCTCTTATAGACAGTACTCTACAAATTCAGTTTTATGATACATTGCATTGAAGTTTATACATGGGCATTATAAGGCTTGGCCTTGCAAATTCTTATTGAAGTTTTACTTATATCCAATACTACCTTATCTACTATATAAGAGGCCTGTAACAACTTAAGATTGAGAAGATGAAAAAACTTCTTAGAATATTAACGATATTCTTAAGTCTTAAACTCATGATTGTTTCTGATGTCAAATTTACCAAgcgttcaattttgtaaatttgtgatttttctcagtttttagAACAAATGCATATTacttcaacttttttgttataagcGATTGAAAAAATTCACAtgtaagaaatttgaaaagacaaaaatgatatgggATATACAGATGATCCTTGTACCTCTcatccattttctcaaaattttggctaaaaagactgacttgaatggttgtaaaatttgaaaactgaatTACTCAAAAACTGTTCAttataaatacacaattttttcacagaggtGTGTTTggtaaaaatatttctaaaattcatTGATCGTGTTGATATTTTTCACTTGTATCAgttattttggaaataattcaagaacgagatttcaacgagactgaaacgtcaaAATAATAcatccttaagaggtcaattatgtcattaaaacttatttgtagatcttattttgataaatatttttcctgtttatctttatctataataatattaaagataataaccaaaaactgcataatttccttaaaattacaaaggagaaggtccggtaagggccgattttggcctcaaatttcaagttcatctaaggaaagattttggacactttttaaacacaactaacatttcaatagtataaataaaaacgaatgcagccactttcatttaagacgaaaaccgtcttaaatttaactaaaatgctaaaattgcgatgatttcagtaatttagcatgactgaATGTTTGATCTGAAAATATTCAGGGCTGTTATAACTTGGCCTAATAAATGTTTggccactgtcagatttgctctaaatgctttaggtCGTGAGACAtgtcaaaaaaatcattttatccCCTATCTATTTTTAGTCATCATGGCCaggtggccatgttttttgaggacacaaaaaataaagcacaaactttattgtAGATACCCTTAGGATCATTCAGCATAAGTTTTGttgaaattggttcagtagtttcagtggagaagatatttgaaatagtttacacagGACAAAAGGGCAACGACAGATAatgacagacgccaagtgatggcaaaagctcacattttccttggaaaggtgagctaaaaaaggggtATTGTTTTTTTGctacatattaaaatttgtaaatacacATGGTGAGACAtcactttctattataaaaattactttatccaagttatctcccttatgcTGCAAAGTTAGGAAAAATTACATCAAACAAGAATTAATGTGATAAAAGACAtaattttctacattaaaaattaaaagtctTGCACATAAATTACAAActtctctcaaaatttgcacatttcttTAAAGAATGAGACCATTTGTTATCTGTACTAtaaacaggctattatttcaaattggaattatttttaattatggaatttgcatttcttgaaatttttaatgaattccatgtttattctgtattttaatgTTCTCAGCCTGCagtgcacaacactttctattacaaaaaagcgaatgaaagaatgaaatatgctgcgcacaacactatctatacaaaatacattgtatggaaagtgatATGCACTGCTCAAAAGTatacaatacaaaataaacaaggaatccattaaaaagaaattatgcaaaaattccataattaaagataattccaagttgaaataatGGCATGTTTACTTTTAAATCCACCTTAATACACTTATATGTTTAAGTTTTTGTTAAAATTCTGTCAGAGCAagacatttatcaaaattttggattttttaacaacaaaaaattgaTTAGCAGaatttctccaaaatataatATGCATATTTACATGTAATGCACAACAACTGTGCAACATGTTATTGGCCTCTGCAGTATACTTTTGAAGGTTTTGCATACATTTACAAAAGAAATTTCTcaaaatttatgattttataacaaaaacttttttatccaaaaaaagGAGCTGATACTTATAaatatgtacttttattttttttattttaacaaaagatCTGGACAGACTTACAGACGGACAGAAGGTAAAAACTAAAGGGCCCCCACATCTTGATGCAGCTTCCATGTAATAATCCCTTAGGTATaattcaccttttttttttacaataaggACAAAATAGgtcacagttttttttaaattactacaAATTGTCCCTGTCCATTCTTCACTTTTATATGTTATCTTCTATTCTACCTAAGGTTGCAAGCATATCACTGCTATCTTCATCTTCAAATACTTCAACAGTATTGCTCATCACTGGTGAAACActtgtatctaaaaaaaaaaaaaagaattcatgTAGTAGTGCattcatttatataaacaaataaacatttatcATACAATAGTAAACTCACCCTTATTTCTTATCTAATTAAAATCAAATCTTCAATgacttttacattttctgatatGTTATTCATAAGAGAATGCCAACTTTCtacatttaaagtcatatgaaacctcaaatctaaaaaaaaaagttgattatatatgttttataaacttgAGTATTACTCTTAAAGAAGTAaaagtgaacttttttttttttaaatcctttgtTTTATCAAAATCTTCCTAAATGTACCAATATTGAATTATTTACTAATTCCAAGACACTAATTCACCAACATTTTCCCATATACAGTCACCTTAACTACGACCTTTCCTTACAACTTCGGCATATCACAACAGCACAAGTGCGAGTGGAAACCATGATGAAAGAATGTAAACACATATGCTCTTGAAGGTAATAAGGAATAACAGATTCTTGAAGAACAAATGTAATACAACAAATCATGTAACAACTGTTAAGGAATAGTTTATTTAACAAATGGAAACACATGGAAAATATAGAAACAAATTTCATGGCTCTTTTCACATTTATTATAACAACAATGGTCAATTGGTGTTGTCAAAAGAtggtcatatggtattttgaaccccctaaaaagtgaaccctgggtcaaaataccatgcggtaaaatgacGCTAGGGTCATTACACCGCATGGTATtgtgaccccggggtcatttttcccatatggtattttgaacacCCCTGTTTTAAATAAATAGTATTGCAGATTATCAAGTTTGCAATTTGttggctatcattttttttacttaGAGGTTTATAGTAGTAGGGGTTTAATATACCtcaggggggtcaaaatatcaTGGCTTAGtgtaattttcaaaacatcttttcaatagacataggaagatgtggtgtgagtgccaatgagacaactctccatccaaataacaattttaaaaaagtaaaccattattaaggtcaatgtacggcatgttaaatacatacattCTACATTATTGGACTATTATTACTATATAAAGGAGTTAAAAtagtttgaattttttaaataaaaggtcTATAGTTatagaattttgaattttgaggtGTAATAGGGGGGAGGGGTCAACATACCAtggcagggggggggggggtcaaaataccatagctaagtaaaattttcaaaatatcttttcaagcatgtaaaGTACAAACCAACCACTTATTGGAATATTATTACAATGTTAATGAGTTAGAATAgctaaacaattttaaattagaggtctatagtagggggttcaatatgccgcaggggggtcaaaataccatggctaagtaaaattttcaaaatatcttttccagcatgttaaatacatacaaacaacttattggagtattatttcaatttaaataggTTACAATAGatagaattttgaattttgaggtGTAATAGGGGGGAGGGGTCAACATACCATGGCAGGAGGGACAAAATACCAtagctaagtaaaattttcaaaacatcttttcaagcaTGTGAAGTACATAtcaactacttattggagtattattactatgttaaagagttagaatagctagattgttttaaattagaggtctatagtaaggggttcaatagaccgcaggggggtcaaaacaccatggctaagtaaaattttcaaaatatctttttcagcatgttgaatacatacaaactactacttattggagtattattactttatgaaggagttagaatagctagaattttttaataaaaggtctatagtagggggttcaatataccgcaggggggtcaaaataccataaaagtaaaattttcaaaatacctTTTCCAGCATGTTGAATACAtacaaacaacatatatatatatgccaacAATATATCTtggcagggggtcaaaataccatggtaagtgaaattttcaaaacatcttttcaagcatgtaaaatacatacaaaccACTTATTCAAGTATTATTACTATATGTAAATGAGTGAGAATAACTAGAAATTTGTATTCTACATGCTGGAAATgatattatgaaaattttattttgccatggtattttgacccccctgccaTGGTATATTGACCCCTCCCCTTCCATCTTATATTGAACCGCCTACTATAGATCTTTAGTTTCAAACAAATCTAGCATTGCTAACTCTTGTGTATGGaaataaggccgtgttcacaccaaacgccgtgtagagtaaacatgtttacaattagtttagtgtagtgtacactggtttcacattacatttgttcacatctatacaccgtGTTTAGCTACCTGGACATAAGATATGTtcccacttgtaaactatatgtcatttaaatgttcattacgtagaactaaattcaaaatatttggaCAATTTTTCTAGTgataagggaacaaccatttgacttcaaaatgggggtggggatggggggggggggtggtttggaatggaaatattccgatccccaatttgataaaataaaaatggtcatacagatgataaaaaaaatattatgaatcaAGAGTtcccccatacattatagtgttaaatattgaaaaaaaaagaatttgatcaccagcatcgaaaaaaagtaataaaaacgtACCacgaaaaaaatctgactcagataaaaaaaaataaccctcccccttttttaagttaagtggttgctactttataaaagccatttttataatttgtagtagtttgaatatactagagatgtctcgattacgcattagaaaacgttagctgcagcagcgtgcttacagccgaaaaaaaggattgagatattagggatcactacatttttatcttttctgttcatttcaaatggtatttcttctccaaggagtatttagTAAAGGAATAGggtaacgttttttttatttattttaagtgttatttAACGGATCTGATATActagacaaacatatcatttacctcacactttttttagtcatgcatttatgcgtgaatcgttgtttgagtaaagaccagtggcgaatatttctgtgtacgtcaagttgattcgggaagaccttttcaaatgaattaggcagcaactatttacttcattttttgtgGAGGGGAGGGGGAGCGGAGGACGGGGGACGtgagctattgatttttttcaggacaaattttggtgaaaagtcaaaatcaattttagcattataaatagtggcagctgagggtgaaacaaacaatttttttttcagggccaaaaactggaaacattttttgtttccaaaacaaaatccatagcTCACCACCCCACCCccttgcctttatgttttatactcaacaATAATAATAGCCTCCCCCCGAAAATCAATTGGTAGCTGCCTTatgggttcggcaatgatgctgctttgagtcttgatcaGGGGTTAATGAAGtacgttatttaaaaaaaaacaaaaaaaactgtaaagtttagacaacaatttctgtaaaga
It contains:
- the LOC143054334 gene encoding uncharacterized protein LOC143054334 isoform X1 encodes the protein MTDTSVSPVMSNTVEVFEDEDSSDMLATLGNGNITMEAASRKKLQIVAKYPFQDIQQCFHQVLREVTNPTVTDLVNSLEENQGRPRKKTFVDLEEYVMELLCTKKRHQHIFQFYSEEISRKDAELKRKDEELKRKDEEIRRKDEELDRLGRLPGQGYKW
- the LOC143054334 gene encoding uncharacterized protein LOC143054334 isoform X2, producing MTDTSVSPVMSNTVEVFEDEDSSDMLATLGNGNITMEAASRKKLQIVAKYPFQDIQQCFHQVLREVTNPTVTDLVNSLEENQVDLEEYVMELLCTKKRHQHIFQFYSEEISRKDAELKRKDEELKRKDEEIRRKDEELDRLGRLPGQGYKW